atcttaaaatcTATGATGAATGCGTTCCGAGTCGTGTGAACTAAGTCGTCGATAATTACTCTTCAAATATAGAAAACCAACTTGTTAAGAAAACCCTAagtctttctttttctattGCGTGTTATATTTTCTGtgaattatatttattgaatGATTTTTCATTgtatttatctatcttattaaaacatgaacattacaactttttctaggtggatttttaaaagtggacctcatatatttaaattaaatatcacattctttatatataatacataccatagtctaactttgcattgatgtatttccttaaatacagttcttctttttgtctatattccatatatggtttttacatttattacatgtcgatttagataagatatatactaaaaatactaaaaatattaatcgttctataattaccctatacaattcattttaaattgatcagtatactttcattggccatattaattttattagtacgaaaaccattaggtagataagtcatagacacatacataaagatatgactattcttataactacgttgggcataatctattttctaaaacaaataacacatagcttcatatattgtatagaaaatagtaatattatatagtattatacttatacaataatactaaaaaaaaccaaactgaaatataatatatatcgaaaatgctttgaaccattacacacaaaatatattagattttagagataaaattcactttgaaattacgtaataattattttaaaaaattaaatttcgtaatgtacaaaaaacataagttttatataaaattttgtgttacaataaaaaaacacaactcgcgcttgcaaagtgttatttttacatatggaagacagttttgatattgttctttaaacacaaaattgaattatacaaactcgatactacataaaactaaacaatatagaatacattttaaaaataaaactcgtGCGGGTgtgtatatgtttatataatatataaatatattatgttacacatattttcatatacataataccccaatgtaagttttgtataataaatgttgaaaatacaaaatatatagcactatatattttaaataatataaaaaaatctactttacgttatcataaaatttaaaaatcagatttagtaattaaacacattgcttatttaaacacattagtacacattgttattaatcaaaattttatattaatacacattgcaatcatatataacatttagtaaaaacaaagataaaagaaaaattgactcccgctcggtcgagcgggtcatgatctaatACAAGAGTAAATTGGCATACCTTTCTTTTCCTATTTGACCTTTTTTAATGCCAGACTTCTTTTTCATTGTCTTAAAATGATTTGACGCAACAAAATTTGCACCCAATTTGTTGTATGATGCAGTTTGTGGCAGGACTGCATGAACCAACAATATACAATGTCGCAGTTTGGTAGAAGTTTCGCAAACTAAGCGGTAGAGCATGCCAAATCCCAGTCCCTACCAATTTGATAGGGTCCCAACCATTTAGTTCAAACCGGTTAGGTATGTAAAACTGATGCTGACATTAATCAACCtacaaatagttttattttggtAAAGAACAAGGAAAAATGCATTGTTTTCATACTCAACTAGGTTTGCGGTCAAACCGGTAAATAAGGTAACACATATGAAATTCAGTctgaatttaatgaaaataaagttaatttaaaattaactaaaacccCAATAATCTACTATTAACATGTGATCGGATAATGATTGACCTAACAAAGACAAAAAAGCTGAtgttatttttaacaaattgaTTGGCTTTGtgatatatttaaatcatttgatttttgatagtttaaaattttataaagaaaatgatgatagAGAAAATACGAATTCTTGTGATTCAATATTAGTTTGTTTCCGTTATTGATAATCAACTATACGTTTAGTAattgtttattaaatatttaaaattaatttgaaaataataatttgtcaaataatatattattttgaaattatgcatgccaaatgaaaattaaaattaaaattagtagtttttaaatatatatactattatttgagaagtgattttttgCATTGGAACTCTCACCTTAAAATTTAGAGCAGTTAAACTCCATGATGTCATCgatgaatttttatatataattaatatatgtgaaaaattatattaacaatattagatttaaaaaataatataatttgtacttatcttgaaataatatttttattataatttttttaaaatataaaacagtttatagttaaatattaatcaaacagaaacatttgtataaatatattttctaagatattttaacatgtataataatatgtatattttaatgaatttttttgtattataaataatttgatgtcttatttaaactttttgaaaatataaataataacttataatgctgatttttaaattaataaacataaactaataagtatttgTAAGACAATTATGTCCGGATATGCGGACAAAATATCTAGTgtactaataaatataaatatttttttttagatatttttttttgagtcaCAAAATGATCATGTAGTCTAGGATGTATTCGGGTTTAGTATCTCGGTCAGGTTTAAAATATTGGGTAAATGAAAAAGACCTGATCGCTAATATATATCTGCAGAATAATCTGGTTTTCAGAGACAAAAGTGAGAAAAACTTTTCAAACTATGGCGCTACAATTATGGCAAATTCTGAAAGAAGCGATActtgctttctttctttactCTCCGCTAGTCATCTTAACtgtcctctctctcttcctcgttCTCCTCTTCGTAATTGCTATGTACCAAATGGCCTTAGGCTGGTTTACTTCGCTGCTTGCTGATCTGAGGGCTAGATCGTCAACTACAGATGAAGTGCCACGAATTCCTCAGCCTGTTCAGGTTGGTGAGATCACGGAGAATGAGCTTAGGCAGTACGATGGCTCTGATCCTAAGAAGCCCCTTCTTATGGCCATCAAACATCAGATCTATGATGTAACTACAAGCAGGTGAAACATCTTAAAGTCTTTCTAAAATTTATACAGGAGAAGGTTTCTTCTTTGTTGTCTTCCCATAAACAGCCTAACGATTCAATTAGCCAAAACTCTCAACTCATGTCCGAGCATTTGGTTGAATTTTAACAAATGTGGACTGGAGCTGAACCAACTGATCATCTTCTTATGATTCTCTTAGAATGTTTTGTGTTTGTAATGAAAAGGTATCCATTTCTATTGGTTTGTAGGATGGCCTATGGACCAGGAGGACCATATGCTTTGTTTGGAGGGAGAGAGGTAAGCAGAGCTCTTGCAAAGATGTCTTTTGAGGAGAAAGATTTGACTTGGGATATCTCTGGTCTTAGTTCTTTTGAGCTAGAAGCTCTTCAGGATTGGGAGGAGAAGTTCATGAGCAAGTATACCAAGGTTGGAACTGTCAAAGTGACCGGTTCAGAAGCCGATTCGGGGATTCACTCAGATATAGAGATCGGTTTAAATGTCAACGTAGAATCTCTaagatgataataatatttgtttcatTATCTCAAAAACAAGTTTGCTGATTAATAAAGCATTTTATGAACTGCCCAATGAGAAAGAGTTGTTATTGCAAGATTATAAGGTTGTTAAGTTGGCTTGttacttttaataatattaattcaTTCATTTCAAAAGAACTacgaaaacatcactggtcacacaatcttaaacaaaactaaaattcatataaaataccaaaacaccatgtattttgaaatatcaaaaactcttcaaaacatcatctatttagGAACGgaaaaaatatctattttttcctTATGAAACACTGATACATATTATCTTttagaaactttttttaattaaaagtcaCAAGTTTTATTTCATTCTGTTACTAAAATGTATGCCATTGTATTTTAACACCAGTCTATGGTTTTTTTctgaaagaattttttttcactGCATGTTGAGATACTCATGGCATCTTTAACTCAGATTCTGGCCAACTACATGCTTGCAGTAATACACGGAAGACAAGTTTCCGTCCCATATCCTTGAGATGAACTACATCTATACTAAAGCAACACCAGTCTAAGTTTTGCGGGCGGAATTGGTGGCTCTTCAATGCCTAAGATGAGAACTAacatcattatatattttatagccCTTTCAAAGATGTTTTGAAGTAAAGACTTGACTTGGGATATATGTTGTCGTAGTTCTTTTGAGCTAGAACACTACAAGACTGGGAGTACAAGTTCATGAGAAAGCAGTCTGGTCCTACGATTTGAAGGGCTGTAAGTATAGATTTTAATCattatttttcaataatttGGAGGGCCACCAAACCTttgtatattagttttttaaacTTTGTGGGTacataaaagtattttaaagaattttattctatatttcaTATACttcattttaaagaaaaaaaatggagttttacattcgattgtttactaaaaatatacttgacatgaaaacaataaattagaagaaacaacaaaatatttagcaatttgaattttgattctacgtatactttaaatttcagttcaaaaaaaaggaaagaaaagattTGTAAAAGAATTTTATTAGAGatcctaaaatatattcaaaatgacATATTGAAGTCGATCCAATACCAGCTTTAAAATACCAAATCAATGGGATATGAAAGCGGTCGATTGTCACATCTTTTCATGTGCTCCCAATACTTACGCCGTACTTCTATCCCGTCTAGTCAATTTTTATTACAAAGAATCATTTTGTTCTCATGTGTTGCTTCATCATTCATTACTAATGGACAGTGATTGTTAATGACCGGTCTCGAGAAAAACTTATCGACTACCAAATAGTCTTTTTTCGTTGACTACCAAATAGTCAAATACTATGTaagtaaatatatgaaattaaaagaACTACGAGACAAAAGACTGggggggggagagagagagagagagagagagagagagagagagagagagagagtgtgtgtgtgtttgctgCACATGTTTTCATGTGATTCTAATACTTGCACCATTTTATATCCCGTTTAATCCAAGCCTCTAATCAATTATTTACTAGATCATTTAATTTTCAAGAGTTGCTTCGATTCAAGAATATCAgattcccttttttttttttttgctaaaatatcaGATTCCCTTATTGATCGTATGGTGTGTTCAAACAAATGATATTCGATTTCAAAAGTATCACACTTATTATGGTTTAATCAAACTTATATTATCACGAGAAAAgcttaacattttatttatatttcaaaattagtgAAATTGCtgtaaaataatgaaaagaTATGTTTctgatatgaatttttttaataaaaattttgaattcaaaGCACTAGTTATATTAGTTAAACTTatctagttgtactagttaCATGGTTCCTAATTGTAGTTGTTAACACGTACACATTGTACTAATTGGAACTAGTTTTCCTTCCTTGTCCTAATCATACTCTTTTTAGTAGTACTCGTCCTAGTTAGACTAGTTTTATAATGTTCGTAATGTATTAGTTGTACTGTATT
This genomic stretch from Raphanus sativus cultivar WK10039 chromosome 3, ASM80110v3, whole genome shotgun sequence harbors:
- the LOC130509343 gene encoding membrane steroid-binding protein 1-like, with protein sequence MALQLWQILKEAILAFFLYSPLVILTVLSLFLVLLFVIAMYQMALGWFTSLLADLRARSSTTDEVPRIPQPVQVGEITENELRQYDGSDPKKPLLMAIKHQIYDVTTSRMAYGPGGPYALFGGREVSRALAKMSFEEKDLTWDISGLSSFELEALQDWEEKFMSKYTKVGTVKVTGSEADSGIHSDIEIGLNVNVESLR